AGGCTGCAGAATCATATACTTCCATGGAACTTTTGGATACTGAGGGGTCAACAGTTTATATAGCTTCTTGATACTGAAATTTGCACCCTACTAAAGTTGGGCCAATCTGCTCATAATCCCTCCTTACATGCCCTGCACCCCAAGAATAAGTTCCCTGGTGTTTAAAAGTTTTCCTGACAACCCAAGTTGCACTCTTAGGTATAGGAAATGTATCCAAAGCATTATTTTTTATATGGAAACTATGTATCCATCTAATCCAAAGACAGTCTTTCTTTCTTGCAATTGCCCAGAATTGTTTTGTAACAACTGCCTTGTTCCATAAGCACTGATTAATGACATTCAGTCCCCCTGCCGATTCGGGCATGCACACTCTTTCCCAAGCAACCAGAGCCTTCTTAGAGATAGAAAATGGCCTAGTCCATAGAAAAGATCTGTACAAGGATTCCACCATCTTCATCACTTTCTTTGGCAATAAGAAATTTTGAGCCTAGTATGATTATATACCAAACAGGATTGACTTGATCAGTTGCAATCTACCAGCATAGAAGAGTAGTCTTGATGACCAGCAGTTTATTCTATCGGTGATCTTCTCCACCAAAGgccagcactttttttttttgccagaGGAACTCCAGATATTTTAAAGGTAGTGTGTAACGACTCgtttgtgttacacctcaaaaaaattcaTGTCGTTGTGCGTTAAATAGACTAACGtgagttaaggtgtatatgatgtccctacagtaagaagggatacttaataattctaattaagatttcaaagtcaTTTGAGAAGAGAGAAGAAACCTTGTTGGAGAATGTTAAGGTAGAGAATATCTTGCCTCGAATATaaatgtaccagcaggtattcctggtgatttacggggttagactttgaacaaatcgaatcgacgcaatttGAACGGATTCAGGGAAtcctgcagacaccagtcaatgtcgacgggccgtcactgtgcaccgtcaacatATTTCTGCAGACTGAGACCTGCAGGCGCCAGACGAAGGAccaagttgacggaccgtcgacacatcgacgggaccgtcgacacatcgacgggACCGTCGACCCAACCGTCAACATGTTTCTACAATCAGGGAATTACAGGTGTAAGTCGACGTAGCAAGTCAACGGACCGTCGATACGTCGACGAGCCATCGACCCGGCCGTCGAACCGCCTCTCTGGAATTTTCTAGTCCCAACTATGAATAGACGACCCTTGTccaaaattttcagatttcattttctctctaaGTCTTGAAGGCTCTAAAATATTTCTctcatcatatcaacacaaatccaagggaaatcaaaggtcaAACACCAATagtcaaggaaatcaagtgtttgGATGTTCATTAGGGTTGCTGGAAGCCAAGCATCTCTTTGGGATTGAAGTTAGGTTTctctccaagtaaagtattgccatccaaagcccattcctacatccgaaaaggtgagttttatgttcattccatgtcattaagaatattgagtggttaaaagacttggattatgaaagaaagtagagtatggagttcaaatatggaaatattggtactcttgaatagtaacttgacttgaatcatagtccTTGATACGTAATGAGTATAATGTTGCTATGAATAGTATTAATGATGTTGTAAAAGCATTGTACGAGAAGAAATACGGTATTGTGCCGTAGTTAGGGTTATGAATgattttgatagggaatgttgagaattgaataatgtctagcttgatgaagttattaacaaaagatattgtgggtgtcgttattgatgttcgggggttgtttattatgtggaggaagtcatcgaaacaaaggagatgctgcccaattttcgttagctcttagattGTTAATTGAGATTTAAagcatgtttccggttatctaaccttggtacgaattctcttaaatgtagaattgtgagtattagaggggagcacttagtcggtaaagctagagcgacgtaaaggtatgttaaggctagtcccttctttcaaaggcatgacttcttttctAAATTTCCATGACATTCTTACATTCCAAAGGTGACAATTAAAGATCCTTAAGAGactcttatgagatagagatgatatattctatgatgataatgatgctatgatgagcttgatattcttATCCTTATGATTCCATTGATGTCATTTCTTGTTGATACCTCACCTCACAAccttagttccttcaaggtgaggcatagcaATGAGgatcattccataatgtaatcggaggcacCCGACCTTATGTCCTTATGATAGAGatgtagcttttacttgagctctcatgcatgctttagattATGTTTATGTAAgactacaccgtgcctagttagctgggcagacaccactacgataggcgtagtgggcaactatgatgatgattataccatgtctatatggcatgggcatacaccactagtgggcggcctgAGATGTTCACCacgaacgcgggaggcccggacgcgggctaatgatgatcacaccgtacctaaatggtcgggcagttatatatatatgctcatatgatatgatgttgactgatatataagttagcatgcatgactccgccttaagaggcaatcggttacaggttatccctttatcttatattattgcatctctttattatgttatggtgtatgccttacatactcagtacattgttcatactgacgtcctttctttttatggacattgtgttcatgcccgcaggtagacagggaggcggcccagatccttaggagctatACCAGCTTATACaagagcaccccactactccgaaGGTGCAGCTTATTGATGGgttcttttgtgtttatatttgggcatgacggggtcctgtcccgtccttatgtctcaggactccagtagaggctcgtagatatgtatgcaTGGGTAGTAGATGTTCCATGAATATACCAgtgtacattttgtatatcatttttgcagccgtgagggcttatgtttatatatgtattgccttggagattatgtgtgtacatGTTGGGTGATGGTTAGCATAATGAGTAGTGcccggtagtcagctccgggtaccgaTCATGGCCcattagttgggtcgtgacagtttggtCCTTATTGCACTTTTGACCTATTTACCCTCATTGAACCTTCTTCGAGCCCCGTTAATGTCATTTTGACCTGCGGGGATGGGTGACACGATTCCCAAGGTCGTCGGGTGAGTATTCGCATGATTTGAGGAAATTAGAGCTTTAAAGTGAAGaaggtttgaccaatagttgaattttgggtaaacaTACCTTTTTTCGAAATTCCATCGGTTCCATGAGGTTCGGaggttgattatgacttggtggatGTTCGATTCGGTTCCTGAGGCATTTGGAAGGTTTTGTACcattggttggaaacttgatcTTGGTCGTTTGGGGGTTGatccggtcaaatagacctccgttgggaattctgagggaACGACTgggttcgtagcgcatttttactTGTGGTTGGATGTCCAatttgtatctgggaggtctcaGATGGATGTTGATATTTTTGGATTGAACTTCGTGAAAACCAAAAAATTTGGTTTTCTGATGTCTCGCCTCCGCGAGGGGGTTTCCGCCTCTGGAGGTCCGCCTAAGCAGGACTTGGCCCGCAGAAGCAAAGTGGTGAGTCATTTAATGAGGTCAGCCTCAGCGGACGGTTATCCGCTGAGGCGGGATAACATAAGCGGAACAGAGTCCGTGAAAGCAAGAAACGTTGAACCAGAAACATTTATTAATCCCATTTCGAACAACTTCTTCCCCATTCACAAAATTGAAACCCTACGAATTCTAAGGGAAATTTGAGGAGCATTTGGATTTAATTCATCTTTGAGTAAGTTTCTTTTATCTTGTTTTATGTTTATTTACCTTCTAAGCTTGAATCTATGGTGAAACTAATGTGAGTAGTTTAAGCATtggaaatgattttatttgataAATCTTGCTAGTCTAAACATGGAATCTTATGAATTAGTGGataataagcttgaatctctattTTGGATTAAGGAATTGATTATGGAATGTTAGGGTTTGTCCTAAATTGGGTATTTTTTATctaatgatgattttgatgacTAATTGAGCCTAATTAGCAATTGAGGAGTAgtattgaacttctagaacgttgGGTTATCGTTTTCAATCTTAAACTTCTgttttttcccttgtgggcccgaTTTCCCCTTTTTAAAGTTTGATTGGAAGAAtttatagcaatatgggtatcattagtcTTCGTTTCTAACTTAGATTTTGATAATGACTAGACTTTGAGTACTCGGAAACTTTTCGGAAGGGTGAGACTCACGTTTGATGGTTCGTGGCACCAGAtgggcatcgaggtaggttacggcttacttttcGATTGGACTTCAATTtgtgaagcatatgtaggagttagatattgacaggaaaagcatgttaggccttcgggtatgaagttgggatggatacttaggttggtattgttgttgactatgtgGGTTTGTTGCCTTATTATCATGattgggcttgtcgccatatatgatatgttgggctTATCGCCCTATCTACTATGTTGTCTTTAGTtatgcattcatctctctcttaTTAAGACACTTATCATcgaaaaaggaaaagataatgaTTTAGGttggaattgtgatgtgtgttTATGAAAAGACACGaatgagatcttgattatgatttactgtcAATGAGCTTATCATGCACgacatacattctcatttcatgTGATACATTGGTTTGAACTGTGTCTTGATACTAATAATGATAAGTGAGAAAGTGAAACATCCGAGGCTTCTTATTATTGTGCTTActatattcatatttcatatggcatctcatgcatatattatttgatattatatATGTGGTCCGAAGGAAAATTGTTCCGGATGAGGCATTGCACAGATCTAGGAATAATTGCGTATTGGTAGTTTATTTACGGATGTGGTTGTGGTTGTTCACCCCCATGATTACTGTTGAATTCAACATTCATGTATGCATTTCATCCTGCATTTCTCATAGTAATGtgatgtggttccaatggaaagatcatgacaaaagtgatatggtattgatgatgaaaGTTTATTAGTGACATTGATGAAAGAAACATGTGAGTCTGTGATCCAAGGTTGTTACCGGAGCGAAATATTGTATACAGGTTTAATATGGTATATGTCTTTTCAATTCTGAAAGTCATCCCTGGCCTGTGTGCGGAGTAACTGGTACATGAACGTCGCGggttccccatgggtcatgactattgagatgtGGAGGATTTccgtccgtagcatgtgtgtacggtattAGACAGTTGGCcggtgcattgcattgcatggcacatgcattcatattatatactcATATCATTGATTCTGTTTATTGCATTCATATCATTGCATGGTACGTTTTTGCATTGATTTCCTGGGTGATGATTCATTTGAGTTGTTGTGTGCTTGCTAATTATTTACTTAGAAACTTGTTGGACTCGAGCATTAGAGACTTCCACCTAAGTTATGACTTGAGATTTCTGAGATCTATTGTGGTTCCTAATACTGTGATTTTTGCGTGAATAGACTTAGTGACTGTACTTAACTGCTTATatgtctacttgttgatttctttcttcatatatgtgaactaattgttgtcggcctatgatacctaccagaacatagtgtttgtactgatactaccttattGTACTCCTTTTTTAGTGCAAAGTTCGTCACAGGATCCATGCCAGCACCTCGTGGGTAATTCCCGAGGCTTCTTATTGAGTTTTCAGGGTAAGCCATGTTGCAGATCCGCGGCCGAAAAACTCCTCTTATGATATCTGTCTTTCTGTTTCGAGACAGTATTTCAGACACTATGTATTTTATCATTTCAGACTTATGTAGTTTTGTTAGAGGCTCTTGTACTATGCCTTGACCAGACCTTTGGGGTATCGTTCGTATTTCCGCATTTAGTACTTATCTAGGATATTTAGACTGCTTTTATTACTTAATTTTCGCATGTGATAAATAAAAAATAGTTAAGTAAAGGGAAGGGTTCACCCACCaagagggttagtgtgggtgctcGCTAGACCCACAAGTTAGGTCGTGAAATAGTGACCCTTCAGAAAATCCTACAGCCTGAATGATGTCCATATTCAAGTAATTTGAAACACCAGCCACATATACTGAACTTTTTTCTGCATTTGCTTGTAGGCCAAAACCAAGGGCGAACCTAGTTAATGTGTCCAGCAGTAGTCTAACAGAATTTAGATCAGCCCTACAGAACATCAAGAGATCATAAGCAAAACATATGTGAATAATTCCTAATCTCTTACATCTGGGATGAAAGTAGCAGGCCCTGTTTAATGCTAGCTGATCAAACTCCTTTTGCAAGTACTCCACTTCTAGCATAAAGAGATAAGGGGACATTGGGTCCCCTTGTCTTACACCCCTCTTCCCTTGGAATAGTTTTGTTACTCCCCTATTCAGTGTCAATGAATATGAAACAGTAGAGATACACTCCATTATCCACATAACAAACTGATGAGGGAAGCCCAAATCAATCATCATTCTGTGAAGGAAGTcccaactcaaaatatcataagCTTTTTCCAAGTCCACTTTTAATACACATCTTGTTGACACCCCTTTCCTTGTATAGACCTTGAACATTTCATGTGTGAACTAATGCTGTCAGTAATGCATCTACCCTCCACAAAAGGTGACTGAGATCCACCAATAAGGTCCCTCATAACTGTTTTAAGtctatttttcaaaaattttgtaGTAACCTTGTACAAAGTAGTGCAGCAGGCTATGGGTCTAAAATCTTTCACATGAGTAGGATTTTGGACTTTTGGTACAAGAGTTACAGCTGTACAGTTCCAAGCTTGCAACAATTTGCCAGTTTTGAGAAAACTAAGCACTACCTCATAGACATCCTCTTGAACCACATGCCACTGTCTGGTGAAAAACTCAATAGGAAACCCATCAAGATTTCTACAAGGTCTTTattgtatattttttgtatattttttgATAGGTAGATTTACTGTAATTGTAATACTCCATCAATATAAAGCAACAAATTAaagaaaattaatagaatttTTTTTGTCTTCCtggatttggttttggttttctGTTGAGTCAATTTGAGAGTATATTCCTTTATACAGTggtaaaattttaattattacgACTTTCATAGCGCAATTCACAAAAAAATCTCCAATATTTATATAAAGTTGATTTTATCTAGTAAAGATAACACGGCTCTTCCTAACGCCAAAGAACCTTTTATAGTTTTCCTACTTTTTttcattttccttcaatttatgATCACAATATATAAAAGTGACTTGGCACCTTTTTTAGGTCTAATTTTCCCTTTCCCTTCATTATTGGCATGTTGAATTATTGATATATTCACATAGTAAAATTGGTAATACTCACAAGATGATCAACACTCTTTCCTTTCCAATTTTGCATAATTGGGACGGAGTAATTTGAGATTTTGGATTATTTTCTACGTTCACTtgctttcttgaattttcttttgAATCCCATGCTTTTGCTTCTGTATTCCTTTATTTAgattaagtgtttttttttcttaGTTATATATCATGGTACAATGAACTTTTGAAACATCCAAATGTaccatttcatcttttcttttcctcttaaaGTTTTTATTATTGTACTGTAAAAGAGATTTTACTGACTGATATTCATTAGTCTTACAATAATGGATCGAGAGAGACATTTCCAATGTTTAGAAGTGAAAATATATATTAACCTTGCAGAAAGGTGTTATAATCAAGTTTAAAATTACTACTATATTTTATTTAAGAGTGGGTTTTCTTTTTAATCATTGTATCGGATGTTGCAAATTATATTACAGTTATATGTGTAATTAATTTCTAAATGCTAGAAAATTCTTATGCATACAATTTTGTTATTTCTTCCCCGGATACATATTACCATCCTTTAGATCATGACTTCGCAAATAGAATTTATATCTTTTAGCTTActtatttgatttgatttttcttataatttttatttataaCAATGATTATTtagtcacattttgattgttttTTATGACCGCGCAGAGACAAATTAACTAGTGTAatataactttatatatataatgtaattttttgACGAAGCAGGTTAGATAATTAAATTCCTTGTTGTACCCTACGCCTAACTCCGCCCATAGAGCTGAATGGATAATGTGTCTAACAGATTGTTGGCAGAGAATTTGCAGAGAAACTTTGATTTTCTAGCCATAGTATCATGCCGAGGGGGCCGTGGAAGGACAAAACAAATTGAAGCATAATAATTTTAACCTatactctctccgttcacttttatttgcccagtattttaaaaataaattttcatttttacttatcacttttagcatatcaagagaagataATTTCATTTTTTCTGTTTTACTCATAGTATTAAatattcacttcaaatcattttttaaattcaataaaaatatgcaccaattaatatgggtacattggtaaattatgcgcttcatttattatttcttaaggggtgtgcaaattcaaaagtggacaagtaaaagtgaagagAAAATAGTCAGATGCCCCCTCAACGTTTGATCGGTTTAATTATGATTTATGACGCACTCAACCTTTGCGGGTGTCCTATTACTCCCCTGAGCATTTTAAAAGTGGAATAATTTGTCCCTGAATGCTGGGGTGGCAAAGAGAGTGCAtttcactctctcaaagagagagAGACACAAAAATAGTTTATAAAAGctgtatttttatttaattttctaatttgtttatatctttctctttctttttcattttctttctcttctttcttcttctcttcaaCAGGTCATCGGATTTTAGTTGCCGGAAAAATTTCCACCGGCAAACTCCATGTTTTCTCGTAACAACAAATAAGATCAAAATGACCCATCAATCTAAATGCCAACATTAAATAAAATAAGAATCAAATCAAGAATTTAGCTAGATAAGAAAACTTCATATCATGAACACCCATAACAAACCTGCAAATTTGAGTAAAATTATACGAATATCTACACTAATTGGCTATAAAACAGATCAAATCTTGAAGGAAGGAAGGAAATTATGAcatgaaaaagaaattaaaaaaaaaggaataatccGGCGACCTCCGCCATCTCCCTCTTCAACTCCGAcaactttcttttttctttttttaatttaagcTAGTGCAAAGTTTTCTCAATGAACCAATACTTTGTCTATTGATTTTTGGTAGCCTTTGAATAATGGGTTTctatttttcttcaatttggagCTCTAAAATTGTTTAATGGTGAAAAAATGGTGGAAGTATGTTAGAAAGAAGAACAATTAGGGAAAATGGGTTtctattttttttcaatttggaGCTCTAAAATTGTTTAATGGTGGACAAATGGTGGAAGTATGTTAGAAAGAAGAACAATTATGGAAAAATTAGTAAAAAAATTGGATTTAAATGAAAAATATCATGTTAAATGTTGGTTGGCGCGTGTATTTCACTGCATACTTCAAATCTAGAAATTGCGTTTCGGGGGGCAAATTATTCCACTTTTAAAATGATcagggggggggggtaataggacgCCCGCAAAAGTTGGACGCGTCATAATTAAACCGGCCAAACGTTGAGGGGCATCTAACTATTTTCTCTAAAAGTGAATGGTGGGAGTAAGAAATAAAGTCAAATTCAACAAATTAAATACCGTAATGTATTTCAAATAGCAAGTAATCTAGAAACTATGAAGATAATCGTAACACAAACTGAGCATTAATACTCACAAGGAATGACAAATTGACCAATGTTAATTCGGTACATAAAAACCTAAACTTTCTTCTTGACACACATATATAATTAAAGAAATAAGAAATCTTTATGGATGACTAAGATTCAAATGGAGCATTAATTCTTCTGGGAGAAGAAACGATTGATGGTAGGCATAACTTCAGGCGGGCGATTCTGAAGGAACTTGCGAAGGCCGTGCTGGGAGTACCTCTCTCCTTCCTCTTTGTTTTCAAGAACAGCCATGCTACGGTGAGCTTTGTTAATCCTACAATATAAATATATGGTCAGAGTTTAAGTTCAATGTACTGACGTTTTAAAAACATATTTTTACGATCAAATTATTTATAAATGATAACGTGTGTAAATCTCTTTATAAGCAATAATTTGTGACCTGATAAAATTTGTAGAGAATCTCTTCATTTTCCTGAGATTGTATAGATTAGCGACTTTATAAACGCTACGTTCGAGTTCTATAGGAAACTGTATACCGCTAACCAAATATAGAACTGCAACCAATCAGAACGTACTCCTCATTCGGCCTCCTAGCTCTAACAAGGATTCAATGAGTTGATCTTTCtttttgtcctttccttcattttAGTTTGGCCAAAGTTTATTTTCTTATCATCGTCAAAATTATAAGGATTCAACCAGTTGAtctcttctttttcatttcatttttttttcatttgtgtAGATTGCTAGAGGCCGATTAAATTCTTTTTTGTGTAATGAGGTCTTTAAGTATACCAAGTAAATGAGATTTTGTCAAGATTAACATTATTAGTATATTTTGTTAAATCTAGCTGCCATGATATTAATAATCCATTCTTCGAATATGAGATTACGCAAGTGAATACTACATATATATTGTCAAGACATTGCCATGATATTAACCATCCATTCTTGGAATATGAGATTCGTACATCGTCACAAAAAAAATGATGACGAAATTGACAACTTTTTGAAACTGTGAAGGGTTTAGACCTGTTTTGTAAACTTTTCATTCTTTTGTTATTTAAACTTGGATTTAATTTTGTCTCATAAATAATAgtttctgaaaatatttatggagAATATTTCTACCTTGTCCTACCCACTacgctgggtatgttgttgtggtATATTGTTTTATAGCTATTTTTGCTTAAAAGTTGTGTATTCTCTTACACGTACTAATCTTGCAACAAAAGAGTGACTTCTCCTTTTCTGTCTCATGAtatttctgttatgttttgtactAATTCGGCTTCTAAAAATGCTTATTCTCTTAATTACACCCAGTGTTAAACTAGCAATATGACTTTCATTAAGTTTTAATTCTGTTTATTTAAATCAGACTCTAGGttatgttaggatttgaatcccaaatccaacctttgtaagcaggttcccaggaaagattggagggtcacagctggaccacttaaataccaacctccttagacagaacctacttacgccatgatgtaagcgaagaataaatagcacacacagatttatagtggttcaccctcaatgtgagagctacgtccacgttgctgctgcagatcttattaaagaagaaatattacaagtgtttacaacactcaacctcacaaccccaatcccaattacactcaagaatttttactaaaaattctctcaaagaccttctcttacttaggcctttcactaagagtatttctcttagatttttctctctttgggatgtgttgtcttcttcaatttttggtgtgtctagcaaatgagaaagcttccctatttataggtatgagatgaacctattgatgtcattagtgactcaagcaagcacttgacaatttgtcaaagacaaggaagatgttttcttcctcaaaacaagggaagtgttttcttcctcaaaacaagggaagtgttttcttccctaaaatgaggggatggacccaacaaatctcccacttgaaggctaattttaattagtcttcacactttgatcgatgcagcagctctttcctagtttcatacttcgtgcaggccaactgaagctgaacatagcttcagtttgtctatcgccactgcctttgtcagcatgtatgctggattctgactccctgcgatcttctcaagcactaacgctccatcttccaaagctgatctaatgaaatggtaccggagttgtatgtgtttcgttcgagcatggtagaccgggttctttgccaaatgaatggcactttggctatcacaatatagcacacttccctcgtggtcctgatccaattcccgcagaaaagattgtagccacatcatttcctttgtggcctccgtcacagcaacgtactcagcctcacaactagagagagctactatcttttgcaacttggaaacccaagagattgcagtacctccgaaggtgtaaacatacccggatgtgctctttctactatcaacatcaccaccgttgtcagcatcaacatacccttgcaatcctgtttttgattttcggaaatacagagctgaactcgagctgcctttcagatatc
Above is a genomic segment from Lycium barbarum isolate Lr01 chromosome 12, ASM1917538v2, whole genome shotgun sequence containing:
- the LOC132624352 gene encoding uncharacterized protein LOC132624352 — its product is MKRFSTNFIRINKAHRSMAVLENKEEGERQWHVVQEDVYEVVLSFLKTGKLLQAWNCTAVTLVPKVQNPTHVKDFRPIACCTTLYKVTTKFLKNRLKTVMRDLIGGSQSPFVEGRCITDSISSHMKCSRMMIDLGFPHQFVMWIMECISTVSYSLTLNRGVTKLFQGKRGVRQGDPMSPYLFMLEVEYLQKEFDQLALNRACYFHPRCKRLGIIHICFAYDLLMFCRADLNSVRLLLDTLTRFALGFGLQANAEKSSVYVAGVSNYLNMDIIQAVGFSEGLLKFGITVPQTCVFCGLTDELFELLFFTVHMSRVCGSDYWFGWDNTELWETDRLKSL